The following coding sequences lie in one Populus trichocarpa isolate Nisqually-1 chromosome 14, P.trichocarpa_v4.1, whole genome shotgun sequence genomic window:
- the LOC112324152 gene encoding glycine-rich RNA-binding protein 4, mitochondrial: protein MNRNLMSVARKALTKAHNPATNNKLFVAGLSWSVDEKSLKDAFSSFGDVTEVNILYDRNSGRSRGFGFVSFCKEDEAVSAKDAMDGKALLGRPLRISYALERVRGGPVVVPRLPNGGGEGYNGNA, encoded by the exons ATGAATAGAAATCTCATGTCAGTTGCTAGAAAAGCTTTAACAAAAGCTCACAATCCCGCCACCAATAATAAACTGTTTGTTGCAG gTTTGTCATGGTCAGTTGACGAGAAGTCATTGAAAGATGCTTTCTCTTCCTTTGGAGATGTCACGGAAG TGAATATATTGTATGATAGAAACAGTGGTAGATCAAGAGGGTTTGGTTTTGTTAGTTTCTGTAAAGAAGATGAGGCTGTATCTGCGAAAGATGCAATGGATGGAAAG GCATTGTTAGGTCGTCCATTGAGAATAAGCTATGCTCTTGAAAGAGTTCGAGGCGGACCAGTCGTTGTGCCTCGCCTTCCAAACGGAGGAGGTGAGGGCTACAACGGCAATGCTTGA